In the genome of Chloroflexota bacterium, one region contains:
- a CDS encoding phosphate ABC transporter substrate-binding protein, with translation MRLASLGVAAFLIVGACGSAATPSPAATTAPSAAAPSTASSAGTPPTCVSGSITTAGSTALQPLIDAAGKQYTTACSGASIQVQGGGSGTGLTQVLQGTVQIGDSDITAESKLQPADASQLIDHLVVRQGWVMVVNPSVTGVTNLTTQQASDIWTGKITNWKGVGGNDQPIVLILRPQSSGTRAVFKQVVLKGAQEASGQALTEDSNGAVTQAVTATPGATSVIGFAYYQQSKGALVGLQLDGVDATVANMANGSYKIQAFGHMYTKGQPTGLTKAFLDYMLSPAIQGTLVPSLFYAPAAQ, from the coding sequence ATGCGCCTGGCGAGCCTTGGCGTCGCAGCCTTCCTCATCGTCGGCGCGTGCGGTTCGGCTGCCACGCCGAGTCCCGCGGCGACCACCGCCCCGAGCGCCGCCGCGCCCTCGACCGCCTCGTCCGCCGGCACCCCTCCGACCTGCGTCTCGGGGAGCATCACCACCGCCGGCTCCACGGCCCTTCAGCCACTCATCGACGCCGCGGGCAAGCAGTACACCACCGCCTGCTCCGGGGCCTCGATCCAGGTCCAGGGCGGCGGTTCGGGCACCGGACTCACCCAGGTCCTCCAGGGCACGGTCCAGATCGGCGACTCCGACATCACCGCGGAGTCCAAGCTCCAGCCGGCGGATGCGTCGCAGCTCATCGACCACCTCGTCGTCCGGCAGGGCTGGGTCATGGTCGTCAATCCGAGCGTTACCGGCGTGACGAACCTCACGACGCAGCAGGCGAGTGACATCTGGACCGGCAAGATCACGAACTGGAAGGGCGTCGGCGGCAACGACCAGCCGATCGTCCTCATCCTCCGACCGCAGTCGTCCGGAACCCGGGCAGTCTTCAAGCAGGTCGTCCTCAAGGGCGCCCAGGAAGCCTCCGGTCAGGCCCTGACCGAGGACTCGAACGGCGCGGTCACCCAGGCCGTCACCGCCACGCCCGGGGCGACGAGCGTCATCGGCTTCGCCTACTACCAGCAGAGCAAGGGGGCGCTCGTCGGGCTCCAGCTCGACGGCGTGGACGCCACCGTGGCGAACATGGCCAACGGTTCGTACAAGATCCAGGCGTTCGGCCACATGTACACCAAGGGCCAGCCGACCGGTCTGACGAAGGCGTTCCTCGACTACATGCTCAGCCCGGCGATCCAGGGGACGCTCGTGCCGAGTCTGTTCTACGCTCCGGCAGCACAATAG
- the ppk1 gene encoding polyphosphate kinase 1, translated as MTALRPGVARSTGARPRARRPVADAPFPYLNRELSWLDFNARVLHEARDDRNPLLERARFLAIFASNLDEFFQVRVAGLRQQVAAGSASASPDGRTAAAQLGEIQPRVQGLIAEHSAIFATVRAELAEEGVAIVDYQAVADHHARLRERFIEEIFPVLTPLAVDPGHPFPYISTLSLSLAVGMRDPETGERRFARVKVPQILPRLVEIAPHTYVLIDQVIEANLDLLFSGMEILETHLFRVTRNADLAIEEDEADDLLMAIEEELRRRRFGEAVRLEVERSMPAATRLILLRGIGLTNADCYEVSGMLDLTGLWSIVELDRPDLRAPTWTPIVPARLTPPDDDEPTDVFSVIRAGDLLVHHPYESFAASVERFIAQAADDPEVLTIKLTLYRTSGDSPIVRDLIRAAERGKQVVVLVEIKARFDEEANIVWARKLEQAGAHVVYGLVGLKTHSKVLLVVRREGTGLRRYVHVGTGNYNQKTARLYVDLGLLSCRPELGADVTDLFNVLTGLSRQRSFRRLLIAPLSLRSRVIELIEREIGHAAAGREARITLKLNSVVDPACIAALYRASQAGVDVDLIVRGISAVWPGLAGISDRIRVRSIVGEFLEHSRIFGFRNGGEQEWYIGSADLMERNLDRRVEAVVPVEDPDARARIEEIVAVMLADDRRSWQLGDDAIWRRTEDLLHAPGTVDTFAALKERALASGATASTPHRPGAGAGSLDPRA; from the coding sequence ATGACCGCCCTTCGCCCGGGTGTCGCGCGCTCGACCGGCGCCCGTCCGCGGGCGCGGCGCCCGGTCGCCGACGCCCCGTTCCCGTACCTCAACCGCGAGCTCTCGTGGCTCGACTTCAACGCCCGTGTCCTTCACGAGGCACGCGACGATCGGAATCCGCTCCTCGAGCGGGCGAGGTTCCTCGCGATCTTCGCGAGCAACCTCGACGAGTTCTTCCAGGTCCGCGTCGCCGGCCTCCGCCAGCAGGTGGCAGCCGGCTCGGCCTCGGCATCGCCGGACGGCCGGACCGCCGCGGCACAGCTCGGCGAGATCCAGCCGCGCGTCCAGGGCCTCATCGCCGAGCACTCGGCGATCTTCGCGACGGTCCGTGCCGAGCTCGCCGAGGAAGGCGTCGCGATCGTCGACTATCAGGCTGTGGCGGACCACCACGCCCGGCTCCGGGAACGGTTCATCGAAGAAATCTTCCCGGTCCTCACGCCGCTCGCGGTGGACCCGGGCCACCCGTTCCCGTACATCAGCACGCTGAGCCTCTCTCTCGCCGTCGGGATGCGCGACCCGGAGACCGGGGAACGGCGGTTCGCCCGGGTGAAGGTGCCGCAGATCCTGCCGCGGCTCGTCGAGATCGCGCCGCACACGTACGTCCTCATCGACCAGGTGATCGAGGCGAACCTGGACCTGCTCTTCAGCGGCATGGAGATCCTCGAGACCCATCTCTTCCGGGTCACCCGCAACGCCGACCTCGCGATCGAGGAGGACGAGGCGGACGACCTCCTCATGGCGATCGAGGAGGAGCTCCGACGCCGGCGGTTCGGCGAGGCCGTCCGGCTCGAGGTCGAACGATCCATGCCGGCCGCGACGCGGCTCATCCTCCTGCGCGGCATCGGCCTGACGAACGCCGACTGCTACGAGGTGAGCGGCATGCTCGACCTCACCGGCCTATGGTCGATCGTGGAGCTCGACCGGCCGGATCTCCGCGCGCCGACGTGGACCCCCATCGTTCCGGCCCGTCTCACCCCGCCCGATGATGACGAGCCGACAGACGTCTTCAGCGTCATCCGCGCCGGCGACCTCCTCGTCCACCATCCGTACGAGAGCTTCGCCGCATCGGTCGAGCGGTTCATCGCCCAGGCGGCGGACGATCCCGAGGTCCTGACGATCAAGCTGACGCTCTACCGGACGAGCGGCGACTCGCCGATCGTGCGCGACCTCATCCGCGCGGCGGAGCGCGGCAAGCAGGTCGTCGTCCTCGTCGAGATCAAGGCCCGCTTCGACGAGGAGGCGAACATCGTCTGGGCCCGCAAGCTCGAGCAGGCCGGCGCCCACGTCGTGTATGGCCTCGTCGGGCTCAAGACCCATTCGAAGGTCCTCCTCGTGGTGCGCCGCGAAGGGACCGGTCTGCGCCGCTACGTCCACGTCGGGACCGGCAACTACAACCAGAAGACGGCCCGCCTGTACGTGGATCTCGGACTCCTGTCGTGCCGCCCGGAGCTCGGCGCAGACGTGACGGACCTGTTCAACGTCCTCACCGGGCTGTCGCGGCAGCGGTCCTTCCGGCGCCTCCTCATCGCGCCCCTCTCGCTCCGATCCCGCGTCATCGAGCTCATCGAGCGCGAGATCGGCCACGCCGCCGCCGGGCGGGAGGCGCGGATCACCCTCAAGCTCAACTCGGTCGTCGACCCGGCGTGCATCGCGGCGCTCTACCGGGCGAGCCAAGCCGGTGTGGATGTCGACCTCATCGTCCGTGGCATCAGCGCGGTGTGGCCGGGCCTCGCCGGGATCTCGGACCGCATCCGCGTTCGCTCGATCGTCGGCGAGTTCCTCGAGCACTCGCGGATCTTCGGGTTCCGCAACGGCGGTGAGCAGGAGTGGTACATCGGCTCGGCGGATCTCATGGAGCGGAACCTCGACCGCCGGGTGGAGGCCGTGGTGCCGGTCGAGGATCCGGACGCCCGGGCCCGGATCGAGGAGATCGTCGCGGTCATGCTCGCCGACGACCGCCGATCGTGGCAGCTCGGCGACGATGCGATCTGGCGGCGCACGGAGGACCTCCTCCACGCGCCGGGCACGGTCGACACGTTCGCGGCGCTCAAGGAGCGCGCCCTCGCCTCGGGCGCGACCGCCTCCACGCCGCACCGACCCGGCGCGGGCGCGGGTTCGCTCGACCCGCGAGCGTGA
- a CDS encoding HAD-IC family P-type ATPase, which translates to MMPADPHAAQAAAVADALGVDPARGLDPDEAVRRSREAGPNALEAARRESVVHMIVEAAVEPFVLLLFISGVLAIALGEGRDGLLILGALIPIVGAEVVTEYRGERALEALHDATAPVARVRRAGAVLDIPAAELAPGDVVLVRSGDIVPADLRLVRATRLLLDRSVLTGESLPEPGSVDPDPADGPLTARRSIAYAGTSVVGGRGEGIVVAIGPQTEFGRIAAHLAGAERRRSPLQLELDRLVRILLVVAIGLIAIVTGLGFVRGQPAGENLLAGVSAAIAAIPEEPPILLAVILGLGAYRLLRRGVLVRRLNAEETLGAIDLIVTDKTGTLTANRLEVVAIRTLGGPVVDPVGRGRLLDAALRAEEDAWGRADGTVAGSFTRALESAILALDGDPTLHPQDLVSSIPVADALPASRTASRQPDGTLVAHALGAPEAILGLAVGTDAGVAARWRTLVDEAAADGERLVALATAVHPGEPLDGSTIGWEVTALIGFADPIRPGVADALAVATGAGVQVLVVTGDHPRTAAAIARAAGLGETRIVTGDELAGWDDERLRRELPDLHIVARSTPEQKERLVRVARASGRIVAVTGDGVNDAPALHRADVAVAMGSGTAVAREASDLVLGDDSFATLMYGLGEGRRIVDNVRKGLVFLVSTHVALLGFLLIATIAGFGQPLLPIQILWLELFIDLSTSIAFEREPPEPDLMERPPRPAGKPLLTNDLLGRIVAAGGFSAVAALVLMEASGGGFEHERWLAFTALVVGQAVRAYANRSLSTPLHRLGRNGVLAAGCLAVIAVQALIPIVPPLADAFRAVPLDGRDWLLVALVALGPALLAETVRTFRRTSWVA; encoded by the coding sequence ATGATGCCGGCCGATCCGCACGCCGCCCAGGCCGCGGCGGTGGCCGATGCGCTCGGCGTGGATCCGGCCCGCGGTCTCGACCCGGACGAGGCGGTACGCCGCTCCCGCGAGGCCGGGCCGAACGCGCTCGAGGCGGCCCGCCGCGAGTCGGTCGTCCACATGATCGTCGAGGCGGCGGTCGAACCGTTCGTCCTCCTCCTCTTCATCAGCGGCGTCCTCGCCATCGCGCTCGGCGAGGGCCGCGACGGGCTGCTCATCCTCGGCGCGCTCATCCCGATCGTCGGAGCGGAGGTCGTCACGGAATACCGTGGTGAGCGAGCGCTCGAGGCGCTCCACGACGCCACGGCACCGGTCGCCCGGGTGCGCCGCGCCGGCGCCGTCCTCGATATCCCCGCCGCGGAGCTCGCGCCGGGCGACGTGGTCCTCGTCCGGTCGGGCGACATCGTCCCGGCGGACCTGCGACTCGTCCGCGCCACGCGGCTCCTCCTCGATCGGAGCGTCCTCACCGGCGAGTCGCTCCCGGAGCCCGGCTCGGTCGACCCCGACCCGGCGGACGGGCCACTGACGGCCCGCCGCTCCATCGCCTACGCCGGGACGAGCGTGGTCGGCGGACGAGGGGAGGGGATCGTCGTGGCGATCGGTCCGCAGACGGAGTTCGGCCGGATCGCCGCCCACCTCGCCGGCGCCGAGCGCCGTCGGTCGCCCCTCCAGCTCGAGCTCGATCGGCTCGTCCGCATCCTCCTCGTCGTCGCGATCGGGCTCATCGCGATCGTCACAGGGCTCGGGTTCGTCCGCGGCCAGCCGGCCGGCGAGAACCTCCTCGCCGGAGTCTCGGCGGCGATCGCCGCGATCCCCGAGGAGCCGCCGATCCTCCTCGCGGTCATCCTCGGCCTCGGGGCGTACCGGCTGCTCCGACGCGGCGTCCTCGTCCGGCGCCTCAACGCGGAGGAGACCCTCGGGGCGATCGACCTGATCGTCACGGACAAGACCGGAACCCTCACGGCGAATCGGCTCGAGGTCGTCGCGATCCGCACCCTCGGCGGCCCGGTGGTCGATCCTGTGGGACGCGGCCGTCTCCTCGATGCCGCGCTCCGGGCGGAGGAGGACGCGTGGGGTCGCGCGGACGGAACCGTGGCCGGATCGTTCACCCGAGCGCTCGAGTCGGCGATCCTCGCGCTCGACGGCGATCCGACCCTCCATCCGCAGGATCTCGTCAGCTCGATCCCGGTCGCCGACGCGCTGCCCGCATCGCGGACCGCGTCGCGTCAACCGGACGGGACGCTCGTCGCCCACGCCCTCGGGGCGCCGGAGGCGATCCTCGGCCTCGCGGTCGGCACTGACGCCGGCGTCGCCGCACGATGGCGAACGCTCGTCGACGAGGCCGCTGCGGACGGTGAGCGACTCGTCGCCCTGGCGACGGCCGTCCACCCCGGGGAACCGCTCGACGGGTCGACGATCGGCTGGGAGGTGACCGCCCTCATCGGGTTCGCCGATCCGATCCGGCCCGGCGTCGCGGACGCGCTCGCCGTGGCGACCGGAGCGGGCGTGCAGGTGCTCGTGGTCACCGGCGACCACCCCCGGACCGCGGCGGCGATCGCCCGCGCCGCCGGCCTCGGTGAGACGCGGATCGTCACCGGCGACGAGCTCGCCGGCTGGGACGACGAGCGGCTCCGTCGTGAGCTTCCCGACCTGCACATCGTCGCCCGGAGCACCCCGGAACAGAAGGAACGGCTCGTACGGGTGGCGCGCGCGAGTGGACGGATCGTCGCGGTGACCGGCGACGGGGTCAACGATGCGCCCGCGCTCCACCGCGCGGACGTCGCCGTCGCGATGGGCAGCGGGACCGCCGTCGCGCGCGAGGCGAGCGACCTCGTCCTCGGTGACGACTCGTTCGCGACGCTCATGTACGGCCTGGGCGAGGGTCGACGGATCGTCGATAACGTCCGGAAAGGCCTCGTCTTCCTCGTCTCCACCCACGTGGCGCTGCTCGGGTTCCTCCTCATCGCGACGATCGCCGGCTTCGGCCAACCGCTCCTGCCGATCCAGATCCTGTGGCTCGAGCTGTTCATCGATCTCTCCACCTCGATCGCGTTCGAGCGCGAGCCACCGGAGCCGGATCTCATGGAGCGACCGCCGCGGCCGGCCGGGAAGCCGCTCCTCACGAACGACCTCCTCGGGCGCATCGTGGCGGCCGGCGGGTTCAGCGCGGTCGCCGCACTCGTCCTCATGGAGGCGAGCGGTGGCGGCTTCGAGCACGAGCGGTGGCTCGCCTTCACCGCCCTCGTCGTCGGCCAGGCCGTCCGCGCCTACGCGAACCGGAGCCTCTCGACCCCGCTCCACCGACTCGGACGGAACGGGGTCCTCGCGGCCGGCTGCCTCGCCGTCATCGCCGTCCAGGCGCTCATCCCGATCGTGCCACCGCTCGCGGACGCGTTCCGGGCGGTCCCGCTCGACGGCCGCGACTGGCTCCTCGTCGCGCTCGTCGCGCTCGGGCCGGCGCTCCTCGCCGAGACGGTGCGCACGTTCCGCCGAACGTCCTGGGTGGCCTGA
- a CDS encoding heavy metal-binding domain-containing protein — protein MMTTTTPYIAGWRVQETKGQVFGLVVRSRGFAGNFAAGLRSLVGGEIHEYTQLLEDTRRQALDRMIQNATLMGANAVISFRFDSSEIGQTMSEIVAYGTAVVVVPDATAPQPIAE, from the coding sequence ATGATGACCACGACCACCCCGTACATCGCCGGCTGGCGCGTCCAGGAGACGAAGGGCCAGGTGTTCGGGCTCGTCGTCCGGAGCCGCGGCTTCGCCGGCAACTTCGCGGCCGGTCTCCGCTCGCTCGTCGGCGGCGAGATCCACGAATACACCCAGCTCCTCGAGGACACCCGCCGTCAGGCCCTCGACCGGATGATCCAGAACGCGACGCTCATGGGTGCGAACGCGGTCATCTCGTTCCGCTTCGACTCGTCCGAGATCGGCCAGACGATGTCGGAGATCGTGGCCTACGGGACGGCCGTCGTCGTCGTGCCGGACGCGACCGCACCCCAGCCGATCGCCGAATAG
- a CDS encoding DUF971 domain-containing protein: MTDRTTPTRIHADRTAGTLEIAWADDHVTTFGSTTLRWLCPCAYCRGEAGMPGWLDSRPTLTAEQTRLVDLQLVGQYAVAPSWGDGHQTGYYTFALLRDRCPCPVCTAGRASDARAHDGSTADRPPDHAVHAPLATTAEGSTR, translated from the coding sequence ATGACCGACCGCACGACGCCGACTCGCATCCACGCCGATCGGACGGCGGGGACCCTCGAGATCGCGTGGGCGGACGACCACGTCACGACGTTCGGGTCCACGACCCTGCGCTGGCTCTGCCCGTGCGCCTACTGTCGGGGCGAGGCTGGCATGCCCGGCTGGCTCGACTCGCGTCCGACGCTCACCGCCGAGCAGACGCGACTCGTGGACCTCCAGCTCGTGGGCCAGTACGCCGTGGCGCCGAGCTGGGGTGACGGGCACCAGACGGGGTACTACACGTTCGCGCTCCTGCGGGACCGCTGCCCGTGCCCCGTCTGCACGGCCGGGCGCGCGTCGGACGCCCGTGCACACGACGGATCGACCGCCGACCGCCCGCCGGATCACGCCGTCCATGCCCCACTCGCCACGACCGCGGAGGGATCCACCCGATGA
- a CDS encoding ATP-binding cassette domain-containing protein, with protein sequence MSLVIDGLTKRFGTVLALDGVEFRVEPGEVFGFLGANGAGKTTTMRIVLGILAADAGTVTWRDRPTVELPRRTWGYLPEERGLYGRMRVLDQLVFFARLYGIDERTARRDVHAWLERFRIPEYAGRRAEELSKGNQQKVQFIAAILHDPEVLIMDEPFTGLDPVNAALLKEAFAELRERGRTLIFSTHQMDTVEELCESIAIVDRGRVVVGGRLAAVKRASGRRFVRLAMEDDRELAWLAEIPGVTVVRSGLDYTEVEIARESDPGTILAAAIAHGAVRRFEIAEPSLEAIFIEHVGRPPSDERHLASLGGVEAATATATPRSGSAA encoded by the coding sequence ATGTCGCTCGTCATCGACGGACTCACGAAACGGTTCGGCACCGTCCTCGCCCTGGACGGCGTGGAGTTCCGGGTGGAGCCCGGCGAGGTGTTCGGGTTCCTCGGCGCCAACGGTGCGGGCAAGACGACGACGATGCGGATCGTGCTCGGCATCCTTGCCGCCGACGCCGGAACGGTCACCTGGCGCGACCGTCCCACCGTGGAGCTGCCCCGCCGGACCTGGGGCTACCTTCCCGAGGAGCGCGGCCTGTACGGCAGGATGCGGGTCCTGGACCAGCTCGTCTTCTTCGCCCGCCTGTACGGGATCGACGAGCGGACCGCCCGCCGCGACGTCCACGCCTGGCTCGAGCGATTCCGGATCCCGGAGTACGCGGGCCGGCGCGCGGAGGAGCTCTCGAAGGGGAACCAGCAGAAGGTCCAGTTCATCGCGGCGATCCTCCACGATCCCGAGGTCCTCATCATGGACGAGCCGTTCACGGGCCTCGATCCGGTGAATGCGGCCCTCCTCAAGGAGGCGTTCGCCGAGCTGCGCGAGCGCGGCCGGACGCTCATCTTCAGCACCCACCAGATGGACACCGTCGAGGAGCTGTGCGAGTCGATCGCGATCGTGGATCGGGGGCGGGTCGTCGTCGGCGGACGGCTGGCCGCCGTGAAGCGGGCGAGTGGCCGGCGGTTCGTGCGGCTCGCGATGGAGGACGACCGGGAGCTCGCCTGGCTGGCGGAGATCCCGGGCGTGACGGTCGTCCGATCCGGCCTCGACTACACGGAGGTGGAGATCGCCCGTGAGTCGGATCCGGGGACGATCCTCGCCGCCGCGATCGCGCACGGAGCCGTTCGACGCTTCGAGATCGCCGAGCCATCCCTCGAGGCGATCTTCATCGAGCACGTCGGGCGGCCGCCGTCTGATGAGCGGCACCTCGCCTCGCTCGGCGGCGTCGAGGCCGCTACCGCGACCGCCACGCCGCGCTCGGGCTCCGCCGCGTGA
- a CDS encoding CHAD domain-containing protein encodes MTVERPVEIELKYRVVDPAVGERLLGTEALGPFRASAAPRTAQHEDRYLDTVDGALARAGFAARLRQTNGETIVTVKGTTPSEGALTRREELEGPADRALEPRDWPPSDARSLILELCGDAPLVELVTVRQLRRKRRLRATDATAELSLDEVDVVSRGRIVDRFVELEVELTGGDAARLVELEGELGQLAGLTPAPGSKLQTALAARSAADDERPPETPDDRATGESAGASGPTPRSAPLVVGKTPGVVAEDSVAEAGRKVLRFHLARMLAREAGTREGTDPEELHSMRVATRRMRAAWRVFGDGFRADRTRRHRRRLRAVAGRLGAVRDLDVLIDAAEAYLADQAVVEQLALQPLFAAWRDQRDDARVLLIRELDSDGYARWVDEFRDFVRTEGLASGSVLPTAPHRIRDSAGSRIWAAYEAVRAYEPVLRWADVSTLHELRIAGKWLRYTLEFVRECLGPEAAGLIARVTALQDHLGLLNDADVAASMARAFLVERAGRLSEAETAAIGRYLVDREREVARLRRSIGPVWRGLVSVGFRRSLGRATAAL; translated from the coding sequence ATGACCGTCGAACGACCGGTCGAGATCGAGCTCAAGTACCGCGTCGTCGACCCGGCGGTCGGCGAACGCCTCCTCGGCACCGAGGCGCTCGGTCCGTTCCGCGCATCGGCGGCGCCACGGACGGCTCAGCACGAGGATCGCTACCTTGACACCGTGGATGGCGCCCTGGCGCGAGCCGGATTCGCCGCCCGCCTCCGCCAGACGAACGGCGAGACGATCGTCACCGTCAAGGGCACGACGCCGAGCGAGGGGGCGCTCACCCGCCGCGAAGAGCTCGAGGGGCCCGCCGACCGCGCCCTCGAGCCACGCGACTGGCCGCCGTCGGACGCCCGCTCGCTCATCCTCGAGCTGTGCGGCGACGCACCGCTCGTCGAGCTCGTCACCGTGCGCCAGCTCCGCCGCAAGCGCCGGCTCCGCGCGACGGACGCGACGGCCGAGCTGAGCCTCGACGAGGTGGACGTGGTGTCGCGTGGCCGGATCGTGGACCGCTTCGTCGAGCTCGAGGTGGAGCTGACCGGCGGCGACGCCGCCCGGCTCGTGGAGCTCGAGGGGGAGCTCGGGCAGCTCGCGGGTCTCACGCCGGCGCCGGGCTCGAAGCTCCAGACGGCGCTCGCCGCACGTTCGGCCGCGGATGACGAACGGCCGCCCGAGACCCCCGACGACCGGGCGACCGGGGAGAGCGCCGGCGCGAGCGGACCGACGCCCCGCTCCGCGCCGCTCGTCGTCGGCAAGACCCCGGGCGTCGTCGCGGAGGACAGCGTCGCCGAGGCCGGGCGGAAGGTCCTTCGGTTCCACCTCGCCCGGATGCTCGCCCGCGAGGCCGGCACGCGGGAGGGCACGGACCCCGAAGAGCTCCATTCGATGCGCGTCGCGACGCGCCGCATGCGCGCTGCGTGGCGGGTCTTCGGCGACGGCTTCCGGGCGGACCGGACCCGCCGCCATCGACGCCGCCTCCGGGCCGTGGCCGGGCGGCTCGGTGCGGTCCGCGATCTCGATGTCCTCATCGACGCCGCGGAGGCCTACCTCGCCGACCAGGCGGTCGTCGAACAGCTCGCCCTCCAGCCGCTCTTCGCGGCGTGGCGCGATCAGCGCGACGATGCGCGCGTCCTCCTCATCCGCGAACTCGACAGCGACGGCTACGCGCGCTGGGTGGACGAGTTCCGCGACTTCGTCCGCACGGAGGGCCTCGCCTCAGGCTCGGTCCTCCCGACGGCGCCGCACCGCATCCGCGACAGCGCCGGATCGCGGATCTGGGCCGCCTACGAGGCCGTGCGGGCCTACGAGCCGGTCCTCCGCTGGGCGGACGTCAGCACCCTGCATGAGCTGCGGATCGCCGGCAAGTGGCTCCGCTACACGCTCGAATTCGTGCGCGAGTGTCTCGGTCCCGAGGCGGCGGGTCTCATCGCCCGGGTGACGGCGCTCCAGGATCACCTCGGCCTCCTCAACGACGCCGATGTCGCCGCGTCCATGGCTCGCGCCTTCCTTGTCGAGCGGGCCGGCCGGCTGTCGGAGGCCGAGACGGCGGCGATCGGGCGATACCTCGTCGACCGCGAGCGCGAGGTGGCCCGCCTCCGGCGCTCGATCGGCCCGGTCTGGCGCGGTCTCGTGAGCGTGGGCTTCCGGCGCAGCCTCGGTCGGGCGACCGCCGCGCTCTGA
- a CDS encoding ABC transporter permease yields the protein MTVDRASLRNAGLIARREYLQWVRRRAFIVSTVVLAIVVLVLGQAPVALQALERGSQAKLGIVVGASASGLVTDPVADATAILSVYASSSGGSPPFVVSGWTDSAAATAALRRGDLRAVMVVARGPDGRLTFDVRSDANPAGSQAVYLRLAATWIATRDALQRANATERGSALIGAFTIHPLSGSAAAPTEVQTIGNLILATVLVILVFITIMAYGMWIATSVAEEKSSRVMELMLGAATPLQMLTGKVVGVGAAGLTQYALLIGAGLVGLLLQGPVGRIFFGATSGGPPISGLSVGILAGFIVFFILGFALYAFLYAAAGSLVSRQEDVQQVAMPMIALSMAGYFSASLAVSAVDAPWVAPLSFVPFFSPFVMLVRLTEGRASLGEVALAVALLAATIGVVMWIAARVYTTGVLMYGQHPGVRAFLAAARSRR from the coding sequence GTGACCGTCGATCGCGCCTCCCTTCGGAACGCCGGCCTCATCGCCCGTCGCGAGTACCTCCAGTGGGTGCGACGGCGGGCGTTCATCGTCTCGACCGTCGTCCTCGCCATCGTCGTCCTCGTCCTCGGCCAGGCCCCGGTCGCCCTCCAGGCGCTCGAGCGCGGCAGCCAGGCGAAGCTCGGCATCGTGGTCGGGGCCTCGGCCTCGGGGCTCGTCACGGACCCGGTGGCGGACGCGACGGCCATCCTCTCGGTCTATGCGTCGTCGTCCGGTGGCAGCCCGCCGTTCGTCGTCAGCGGCTGGACCGACTCCGCCGCGGCGACCGCGGCCCTCCGTCGTGGCGATCTCCGGGCGGTCATGGTCGTCGCTCGCGGCCCGGACGGGCGCCTGACGTTCGATGTCCGGTCGGATGCCAACCCGGCGGGAAGCCAAGCCGTCTACCTGCGGCTCGCGGCGACGTGGATCGCCACCCGCGACGCCCTCCAGCGGGCGAACGCCACCGAGCGTGGCTCGGCCCTCATCGGCGCGTTCACGATCCACCCGCTGAGCGGCTCGGCCGCCGCCCCCACGGAGGTCCAGACCATCGGCAATCTCATCCTCGCGACCGTCCTCGTGATCCTCGTCTTCATCACGATCATGGCCTACGGGATGTGGATCGCGACGAGCGTCGCCGAAGAGAAGTCGAGTCGCGTCATGGAGCTCATGCTCGGCGCCGCCACGCCCCTCCAGATGCTCACCGGCAAGGTCGTCGGCGTCGGTGCCGCCGGGCTCACCCAGTACGCCCTCCTCATCGGGGCGGGTCTGGTCGGCCTCCTGCTCCAGGGTCCGGTCGGGCGCATCTTCTTCGGCGCCACGAGTGGCGGCCCGCCGATCTCCGGCCTGTCCGTCGGGATCCTCGCCGGCTTCATCGTCTTCTTCATCCTCGGCTTCGCCCTCTACGCGTTCCTCTACGCGGCGGCGGGGTCCCTCGTCAGCCGCCAGGAGGACGTACAGCAGGTCGCGATGCCGATGATCGCGCTGTCGATGGCGGGCTACTTCAGCGCCTCGCTCGCCGTCTCCGCCGTGGATGCGCCGTGGGTCGCGCCGCTCTCGTTCGTCCCGTTCTTCAGCCCCTTCGTCATGCTCGTCCGGTTGACGGAGGGTCGGGCGTCGCTCGGGGAGGTCGCGCTGGCCGTCGCCCTCCTCGCCGCGACGATCGGCGTCGTCATGTGGATCGCCGCACGCGTCTACACCACGGGCGTCCTCATGTACGGTCAACATCCGGGCGTGAGGGCGTTCCTCGCCGCGGCCCGCAGCCGGCGCTGA